One part of the Augochlora pura isolate Apur16 chromosome 3, APUR_v2.2.1, whole genome shotgun sequence genome encodes these proteins:
- the LOC144479077 gene encoding uncharacterized protein LOC144479077 codes for MALTIALPLSGLDADEFCALGTRLLYQQGIRVLTGRGPISPSTESESSGVCSLVPSSESTTSEETPVSSRPDTPNEETTKKEKDNQPVRIYYKERDILNLGANIREPFWQMRVPTTPKCDFKSFMENRSVFYRLGEYGLTEEYPTRNCTNCGFSEPSPYLF; via the exons ATGGCGTTAACGATAGCTCTTCCATTGTCCGGTCTGGATGCCGACGAGTTTTGCGCGTTGGGAACGAGGCTCCTCTACCAGCAGGGCATCAGAGTTTTGACTGGCCGCGGGCCGATCTCGCCGAGCACCGAAAGCGAATCGAGCGGTGTCTGCAGCCTGGTACCTTCGAGCGAATCGACGACATCGGAAGAAACGCCGGTTTCGAGCAGGCCGGACACGCCCAACGAGGAAACcacgaaaaaggaaaag GATAATCAGCCGGTCCGCATATACTACAAAGAGCGGGACATACTGAACCTGGGGGCAAACATCAGAGAACCGTTCTGGCAGATGAGGGTCCCGACGACGCCCAAATGCGACTTCAAGAGCTTCATGGAGAACCGGTCGGTGTTCTATCGCCTAGGCGAATACGGATTGACGGAGGAGTACCCCACG